In the Gossypium raimondii isolate GPD5lz chromosome 9, ASM2569854v1, whole genome shotgun sequence genome, one interval contains:
- the LOC105800694 gene encoding uncharacterized protein LOC105800694, which produces MNQSDYSYSTLPNDIALKIASSLEVPDLSSLGCCSRVWREICQSNCLWESLVKERWPLLYEAVYGSHFKDWRGFYVKQHEEKKGQADSVINLVEQCSQSDSLKVIDYLHAIRCLKTMQFGFRDVQMLLLKQKLNVLLNLIGLHYCLSILQVPAFCITEALWGGKIVNRRVCVKWRQPGRWFNGFRIRDGYHSRCVYLEDLVTGEDDGEVLTVLERGASREFLRVQVFVVNSP; this is translated from the exons aTGAATCAATCAGATTACTCATACAGTACACTACCTAATGATATAGCTCTCAAGATTGCTTCTTCCCTTGAG GTGCCGGATCTTTCATCATTGGGTTGTTGTTCTCGGGTTTGGCGAGAGATATGCCAGTCGAATTGTTTATGGGAGTCACTTGTTAAAGAAAGATGGCCTCTTTTATATGAAGCTGTTTATGGGAGTCACTTCAAG GATTGGCGAGGATTTTATGTAAAGCAGCACGAAGAGAAGAAGGGTCAAGCCGATTCTGTCATTAACTTGGTGGAACAATGCTCGCAATCCGATTCACTCAAGGTTATAGACTATCTGCATGCAATCAGATGCCTGAAAACGATGCAGTTCGGATTCAGAGATGTTCAAATGCTGCTGTTGAAACAGAAGCTGAATGTTCTGCTTAACTTGATTGGACTACATTACTGCCTTAGCATTCTTCAAGTGCCG GCTTTTTGTATCACGGAAGCACTTTGGGGTGGTAAGATAGTTAATCGACGAGTTTGCGTAAAGTGGCGACAGCCCGGGAGATGGTTCAACGGCTTCCGTATCCGAGATGGATATCATTCCCGTTGTGTCTATCTCGAAGATCTTGTGACGGGAGAAGATGATGGCGAAGTGTTGACGGTACTTGAACGAGGAGCTAGTCGTGAATTTTTACGAGTTCAGGTGTTTGTTGTTAATTCCCCCTAG
- the LOC105800696 gene encoding CASP-like protein 1D1 → MESTDKPAAVAATTTTPPSTTVAASKCPFNYSAVDVGLRVVLFAAAVIAVVVMATSKQTEMVPVPGLPTSVRVPYSAEFTDSPAFVYFMAALSTTGLYSIITALASTLLGRKPSYTNTILLAFALMDVVFVGIVASATGAAGAVAYIGLRGNSHVRWDKICNVYDEFCRHVGTAIAFSLFAAILLVFLTMFSTFALYKKIR, encoded by the exons ATGGAATCTACAGATAAACCGGCGGCGGTAGCGGCGACGACAACCACACCACCATCAACGACGGTTGCTGCTAGCAAATGCCCTTTTAATTATTCAGCTGTAGATGTTGGTCTTAGGGTGGTATTGTTTGCTGCAGCTGTAATTGCTGTGGTGGTTATGGCTACTAGCAAGCAAACTGAAATGGTTCCTGTTCCAGGCTTGCCTACTTCAGTTAGGGTTCCTTATTCGGCCGAGTTCACTGATTCACCTGCCTTTGT ATACTTTATGGCAGCATTGTCAACAACAGGCTTATACAGCATCATCACTGCTCTTGCATCAACTTTGCTCGGCCGCAAGCCTTCTTATACCAACACCATCTTGCTCGCCTTTGCATTGATGGATGTG GTATTTGTAGGAATCGTTGCCTCAGCCACCGGTGCCGCTGGTGCAGTCGCATACATCGGATTAAGAGGCAACAGCCACGTCCGGTGGGACAAAATCTGCAACGTTTACGACGAGTTCTGTCGACACGTTGGAACCGCAATCGCATTCTCGTTATTTGCGGCCATCTTGTTGGTGTTCCTCACCATGTTCTCCACCTTCGCACTTTACAAAAAGATCCGTTGA